One region of Metallibacterium scheffleri genomic DNA includes:
- a CDS encoding single-stranded DNA-binding protein yields MTDLNLVMIEGRLGDDPKISRQGKRSHARCRVATNRRWKGDDGEWHERATWHLVVAFDVVAEQIALLRKGDGIFVRGELNVREYVASDEAVRYEHQIVAHDVRSPLKILVAGAETPRQTATPSRNEQGPARVGRASASSRDAQQARYETPAPVRQRPVQTRPDAQPPRPSTTPRAEDELPAEDVFGDLEQFIQSGGDQ; encoded by the coding sequence ATGACTGACTTGAATCTTGTGATGATCGAAGGTCGCCTCGGCGATGACCCGAAGATCTCGCGGCAGGGCAAGCGATCGCATGCCCGGTGTCGCGTCGCCACGAATCGCCGCTGGAAGGGCGATGATGGCGAATGGCATGAGCGCGCGACCTGGCATCTCGTGGTTGCTTTTGACGTGGTAGCCGAGCAGATCGCGTTACTCCGAAAGGGCGACGGTATTTTCGTTCGTGGCGAGCTGAATGTCCGCGAATACGTCGCATCCGATGAGGCGGTGCGGTATGAGCATCAGATCGTGGCTCATGATGTGCGCTCGCCGTTGAAGATCCTGGTCGCCGGTGCGGAAACGCCGCGTCAAACGGCCACCCCTTCTCGCAATGAGCAGGGGCCAGCGCGTGTTGGCAGAGCTTCGGCGAGTAGTCGCGATGCCCAGCAGGCGCGCTATGAAACGCCTGCGCCGGTACGGCAACGGCCTGTGCAGACACGGCCTGACGCGCAACCACCGCGGCCAAGCACTACGCCAAGGGCTGAAGACGAACTCCCCGCGGAGGACGTGTTCGGCGATCTCGAACAATTCATTCAATCTGGAGGTGACCAATGA
- a CDS encoding PD-(D/E)XK nuclease family protein — translation MDAIFLSPTATLKYEDCGHQYYLTNVLKIRTAQVGHALPFGKAGHLACLAYIKAQAEGRENLDPVPIFREAWERALATEVIEFSRYSPEELMVIGTNLVKAFPEAWAATGWRALTNANGALVEARMRVTVGDGVVLSGEADMLIEDRDGRIGVPDLKFPAAKAFEGFAMASDQLTAYNILVNAHLASLGLKKRVEWLGFLEGLKKKSVEWTHQTSPARSDAQMEAYLRKLVFLARSIREGHFHKRSAAAFNSPCSLCDMRSLCLSGSADGLVLSDDAKQALGMTPELPMVA, via the coding sequence ATGGATGCGATTTTTCTTAGCCCAACAGCGACGTTGAAATACGAAGATTGCGGGCACCAGTATTACCTGACGAACGTCCTCAAAATCCGAACGGCACAAGTCGGTCATGCGTTGCCTTTCGGCAAGGCTGGGCATCTGGCTTGCCTGGCTTATATCAAGGCTCAAGCGGAAGGCAGGGAGAACCTGGATCCGGTTCCGATCTTTCGGGAAGCGTGGGAACGCGCGTTGGCCACCGAGGTCATCGAGTTCAGCCGCTATTCGCCGGAGGAACTGATGGTCATCGGGACCAACCTGGTCAAGGCGTTTCCCGAGGCGTGGGCCGCGACAGGGTGGCGCGCGCTGACCAACGCCAACGGTGCGTTGGTGGAGGCCAGGATGCGTGTCACCGTTGGGGATGGCGTCGTCCTGTCCGGTGAAGCCGATATGCTGATCGAGGACAGGGATGGCCGGATTGGCGTGCCTGATCTCAAGTTCCCGGCAGCCAAAGCGTTTGAAGGCTTTGCCATGGCCTCGGATCAGCTCACGGCCTACAACATCCTTGTCAATGCCCACCTCGCATCGCTCGGGCTGAAGAAAAGGGTGGAATGGCTCGGCTTTCTCGAGGGCCTCAAGAAGAAGTCTGTGGAGTGGACTCACCAGACCTCTCCCGCACGTTCTGATGCCCAGATGGAAGCCTATCTCAGGAAGCTTGTTTTTCTTGCTCGATCGATCCGCGAGGGGCACTTTCACAAGCGCAGCGCTGCGGCATTCAATTCGCCGTGCAGTCTCTGTGATATGAGGAGCCTCTGCCTGAGTGGCTCGGCCGATGGTCTCGTTCTATCGGATGATGCGAAACAGGCCTTGGGCATGACGCCCGAACTTCCGATGGTTGCCTGA
- a CDS encoding TcpQ domain-containing protein produces the protein MLALSVMAALTLVSIGAQAAGETWSAPVNDATGKPVPIVLPATTSGFEHAEPAASSTAAAPHAMHVRRAPASPWRAVPDKAAPSALPDTMTRATGTAGNHGQTGVPDGVTALPQIPAGDLLVITARAPARAAPLSRRELDVLNARVKRVLTPAGHTTVSYASHSITVSDTPAGERGVEGYLAHINSRPAVYGYRVRYHVEAPQVPLSGVAMSTPATPPFMLKPGETLSHALAQYVALHGWKLVWSIKNDYVLSDPFPIPGRDDVISGVSYVVKAYQAQGGLLGDAPVFAVPNHVVVIRPMTVSMEQAR, from the coding sequence ATGCTGGCACTGAGCGTGATGGCTGCGCTCACGCTGGTGTCCATTGGCGCGCAAGCCGCAGGCGAAACGTGGAGCGCGCCGGTCAACGACGCTACGGGCAAGCCTGTGCCCATCGTCCTTCCTGCAACCACGTCCGGTTTCGAGCACGCGGAGCCGGCGGCATCGTCAACGGCGGCGGCCCCACACGCCATGCATGTCAGGCGCGCTCCCGCTTCACCATGGCGGGCCGTGCCCGACAAGGCCGCGCCCTCTGCGCTGCCGGATACGATGACGCGCGCGACGGGCACCGCGGGGAACCATGGGCAGACCGGCGTACCGGACGGCGTGACCGCGCTGCCGCAGATACCCGCTGGCGATCTGCTGGTCATCACCGCGCGTGCACCAGCGCGGGCGGCGCCACTGTCACGACGTGAACTCGATGTGCTGAACGCTCGTGTCAAGCGCGTACTGACGCCCGCTGGACATACCACTGTGTCGTACGCGTCCCATTCGATCACGGTCAGTGATACGCCGGCTGGCGAGCGCGGCGTGGAGGGCTACCTGGCACACATCAACAGTCGCCCTGCTGTGTACGGTTACCGGGTCCGCTACCACGTCGAGGCACCCCAGGTGCCCTTGTCGGGAGTAGCCATGTCTACCCCCGCGACGCCGCCGTTCATGCTGAAGCCCGGCGAGACGCTATCGCACGCGCTCGCACAGTACGTCGCGCTGCACGGCTGGAAGCTGGTGTGGAGCATCAAGAACGACTACGTGCTCTCTGATCCATTCCCGATCCCTGGCCGCGATGACGTGATCTCCGGGGTGAGTTATGTGGTGAAGGCATACCAGGCGCAAGGCGGATTGCTCGGGGATGCGCCTGTGTTTGCCGTGCCCAACCACGTCGTGGTGATCAGGCCAATGACTGTTTCGATGGAGCAAGCGCGATGA
- the pilO2 gene encoding type 4b pilus protein PilO2, with translation MRIEHIGDRDYAFGLTWIAARDSAVEDIEAHRGAAASKGFVVYTELVGHRAAPPSDVAISETRSHVLRFRSRADAERVIGYAVQDAKPGKAVFPYAAGLAALKQDGLYIAALSDNQFWYCGVKNGVVVPDTDHIGTRELIRGNVQTMSQGLDLPVYAGAGATIEGSKPFDLTKALHGVRFKPLRPVQQERKPVMPLVILAGGIVLLGFGYHVLFPPKPKITPQQQQAMLRQSYVSSVQSKVGALPLDGAWVLDAFNLARAELPPFIAGWTLQGVNCLPQNCTAIYSTDGHHTFALSPLQARFGKAAVQMMQNGQSLSVALPLHTPLRSISLASLQSARPTRVPFMDWVGAVPLAMDGGEIDGQLLSANLQQQLNGTQAGMPPLFFDEAAVKGEFFLDRIALTNILHRGQRGGFTPTNFAFSYGLGRVPASWRVTWERLHG, from the coding sequence GTGCGCATCGAGCACATTGGCGATCGCGACTACGCCTTCGGTCTGACCTGGATTGCTGCACGTGACAGCGCGGTCGAGGACATCGAGGCGCACCGCGGTGCTGCTGCCTCCAAAGGCTTCGTGGTTTACACGGAACTGGTGGGTCATCGCGCTGCGCCGCCGTCGGATGTTGCCATCTCCGAAACGCGATCGCACGTGCTTCGGTTCCGGTCTCGCGCGGACGCCGAGCGAGTAATTGGTTATGCCGTGCAGGACGCGAAACCGGGGAAGGCGGTGTTCCCCTACGCGGCTGGCCTTGCGGCGTTGAAACAGGATGGTCTCTATATCGCTGCGCTGTCGGACAACCAATTCTGGTACTGCGGCGTCAAGAACGGCGTTGTGGTTCCCGACACGGACCACATCGGCACGCGCGAGCTGATTCGCGGCAACGTGCAGACGATGAGTCAAGGCCTGGACCTGCCCGTGTATGCGGGGGCAGGTGCCACGATCGAAGGGTCGAAACCATTCGATCTCACGAAAGCGTTGCACGGCGTCCGCTTCAAACCGCTGCGCCCAGTGCAGCAGGAGCGCAAGCCGGTCATGCCGCTGGTGATCCTGGCCGGCGGCATCGTGCTGCTTGGATTTGGCTACCACGTCTTGTTCCCGCCTAAACCCAAGATCACGCCGCAGCAACAACAGGCCATGCTCAGACAGAGCTATGTCAGTTCGGTGCAGTCCAAGGTGGGCGCCCTTCCGCTCGATGGTGCGTGGGTGCTGGATGCGTTCAATTTGGCCCGCGCGGAACTCCCTCCATTCATTGCGGGCTGGACGCTGCAGGGCGTGAACTGCCTGCCCCAGAACTGCACAGCGATCTATTCGACGGACGGCCATCACACGTTCGCGCTTTCACCACTCCAAGCGCGCTTTGGCAAGGCCGCAGTCCAGATGATGCAGAACGGGCAGAGCCTGAGCGTGGCGCTGCCGCTCCATACGCCACTGCGCTCGATTTCGCTTGCATCGCTGCAGTCGGCGCGTCCGACTCGCGTGCCATTCATGGACTGGGTTGGCGCCGTCCCTCTCGCGATGGATGGCGGCGAGATCGATGGCCAGCTGCTCAGCGCGAATTTGCAGCAGCAGCTCAACGGCACTCAAGCCGGCATGCCGCCGTTGTTCTTCGATGAGGCTGCCGTCAAGGGCGAATTCTTCCTGGACCGGATCGCGCTGACCAACATCCTGCATCGCGGGCAACGAGGCGGATTCACGCCGACGAACTTTGCATTTTCATACGGGCTCGGCCGCGTCCCGGCGTCCTGGCGCGTCACGTGGGAGCGCCTGCATGGCTGA
- a CDS encoding GspE/PulE family protein codes for MADNNLPTTNSAVIPIKAVGRLGDRLVATGRFTRESMDALAAQAKLSGTLLGEYLVAKRLISRADMYEALAPALRRIHIRSVPELPEWDLLLNDAGAVLGGQERPSSSESLALGSSTDIARGDRRFFVLTTEDALKGHQHVGLYARATKDGFAVRGLLVAHDRSVLDVVLSEWTKRRGSVQSRSGANDGEMHIQWDRIVYEAYKLGASDIHLKIRMGKGEVKFRIHGDLELHPISLTEEKAMSLALSMYNTMVDAGSTGDGFNPRITQDAVVTRTFPEGDVRLRYAGLPIEPSGVYITLRIIPIGVEVKPKSHAELGYSHDQCELLERIFARSSGLILFLGTTGSGKSTSMAHSLMRVVAERPNKLLRTVEEPVEIIIPGASQTSVVRQKKIEGSEKVNEFVEVMRSLMRSDPDYLMVGEIRDPDTASLAIQAVRSGHLCVSTLHSDGAPIAYDRLTGLGTPRGDMASVGLVAGLIYQRLVPVLCSHCKVPAAHIAKAPGEHQAVLWRLQRYLTHDNFEGIFFKNPIGCKQCHGRGVVGRTVCAEILVPTPKMMHAIAVGDSHALWTEWRASIDLNDPHCMRGRTAFEHALSKMRQGITSPVHVEQEFRFLDETVFE; via the coding sequence ATGGCTGACAACAACCTCCCAACGACTAACAGCGCGGTGATCCCAATCAAGGCCGTGGGCCGGCTTGGCGACCGGCTGGTTGCAACCGGGCGTTTTACGCGGGAGTCGATGGACGCACTCGCTGCGCAGGCGAAGCTCTCAGGAACGCTGCTGGGCGAGTACCTCGTTGCGAAGCGACTGATCAGCCGCGCGGATATGTATGAAGCGCTGGCGCCGGCGCTACGGCGCATCCATATCCGATCCGTGCCTGAACTGCCGGAGTGGGATCTGCTGTTGAACGATGCCGGCGCCGTGCTTGGTGGGCAGGAGCGTCCGAGTTCTTCGGAGTCGCTGGCTCTCGGTTCAAGCACTGACATCGCGCGTGGCGATCGTCGCTTCTTCGTCTTGACAACGGAAGATGCGCTGAAGGGCCACCAGCATGTCGGGCTTTACGCCCGTGCGACGAAGGATGGCTTCGCGGTACGTGGACTGCTCGTCGCACATGACCGCTCCGTGCTGGATGTGGTGCTTTCTGAATGGACGAAGCGCCGCGGCTCTGTACAGAGCCGTTCGGGTGCCAACGACGGCGAAATGCACATCCAGTGGGATCGCATTGTCTACGAAGCCTACAAGCTCGGGGCAAGCGACATCCACCTCAAGATTCGCATGGGCAAGGGTGAGGTGAAGTTCCGCATTCACGGTGATCTCGAGTTGCATCCCATCTCGCTCACGGAAGAAAAGGCGATGTCGCTCGCGCTGTCCATGTACAACACGATGGTCGACGCGGGTTCAACGGGCGATGGATTCAATCCACGCATCACGCAAGATGCGGTGGTCACACGCACCTTTCCCGAGGGCGACGTGCGTTTGCGCTACGCCGGCCTTCCCATCGAGCCAAGCGGGGTTTACATCACGCTGCGCATCATTCCGATCGGCGTCGAAGTGAAACCGAAGTCTCATGCGGAACTTGGCTATTCGCATGATCAGTGTGAGTTGCTTGAGCGCATCTTTGCACGATCGAGTGGCCTGATTTTGTTCCTCGGGACGACCGGCTCGGGCAAGAGCACCAGCATGGCGCATTCTCTGATGCGCGTCGTTGCAGAGCGGCCGAACAAGTTGCTTCGCACCGTCGAAGAGCCGGTTGAAATCATCATTCCTGGGGCCTCGCAGACATCTGTTGTCAGACAGAAAAAGATCGAAGGCAGCGAGAAAGTCAACGAGTTCGTCGAGGTGATGCGCTCCCTGATGCGCTCGGACCCCGACTACTTGATGGTCGGTGAAATCCGTGATCCAGATACCGCTAGTCTCGCCATCCAGGCAGTGCGCTCAGGACACCTGTGCGTATCCACGCTGCATTCCGATGGCGCGCCGATTGCCTACGATCGCCTCACTGGCCTTGGCACGCCACGTGGGGATATGGCCAGCGTCGGCTTGGTCGCTGGCTTGATTTACCAGCGTCTGGTGCCGGTTCTGTGTTCGCATTGCAAAGTGCCAGCGGCGCACATCGCGAAAGCGCCAGGAGAACATCAAGCTGTCCTCTGGCGTCTGCAGCGTTACCTGACACACGATAACTTCGAAGGCATCTTTTTCAAGAACCCGATCGGGTGCAAGCAGTGCCACGGCCGCGGTGTCGTCGGCCGCACCGTTTGCGCCGAGATTCTGGTCCCCACGCCGAAGATGATGCACGCGATTGCTGTCGGCGATTCGCATGCCCTGTGGACGGAATGGCGCGCCTCGATCGATCTGAATGATCCGCATTGCATGCGTGGTCGCACCGCGTTCGAACACGCCCTGTCGAAGATGCGACAGGGCATCACTTCACCTGTTCATGTCGAACAGGAGTTCCGCTTCCTGGATGAAACGGTGTTCGAGTAA